From a region of the Helianthus annuus cultivar XRQ/B chromosome 5, HanXRQr2.0-SUNRISE, whole genome shotgun sequence genome:
- the LOC110939595 gene encoding uncharacterized protein LOC110939595 isoform X3, whose translation MFAPDFEGTVETVVCADGEQDHNTIIRSNFRVPTAAALAVELPVGKGDLGALGDPEAKGVPKRQTVKGVRFRQKKIKEVTTVPHLVPQAAAAESRSGAAKKQAEEVAAGGTAAGPPVIGEKRRSEQKAAGGVETKRRRLVTKRSAPAQKKPAVVVERQDEDFSIFDAPESPPRAMGAGGTEVPSTPPVKVVPESTVQKEGTAENAAAQIFDTVDSSNNLISPNEGDDLSLRFTATGKQHSDAEPQKTGAEARQHDAGPQKSSVDKGTSSSAGGAGYDGPPIQPGESELEYYYRTYSQDRSTLYHRPPWTVLQGDDIANDPAACREILGGLGTPFEVERARAAPRELRINQLSTMLVGTSIVANAILEDYKVLGRREEEAARMRAEAEKLVEAARAGAEQLEKDKAAFEKQKQTSEWAATVQLKQVRTLAKLLADERKRWEEISSNERKKWNESWAKQNNLLFHTRQELANAKAANVALGNEKAAAEAAAAKALQAKDEALKALEEAKAAGARASKALEEAAEKESRSSKALEEVNAERIRLDKVVSSLQAEVQARAVAVTDLTARVSDAEKRADAAVEAKDVLVSSFNQLEADREWLRAHGIARIVEAIMNAPETSSGLDLVKERARDAGFKAGYNRCIGHINILSAGGYTDQASGFRDVDTEGRLKAAVASFYDTPLACVGELDECLEVADYVDRLRMLYPDVEEEEPAGGVGGDAGTSGTK comes from the exons atgtttgctCCGGATTTCGAGGGTACGGTTGAGACCGTAGTTTGTGCGGATGGTGAACAGGATCACAACACTATCATCCgtagtaacttccgggtgcctactgcggctgcactggcagttgagttgccAGTAGGCAAAG gtgatcttggggccttgggggaccctgaagcgaaaggtgtgccaaagaggcaaactgtgaagggcgtgcgcttccgccaaaagaagataaaggaggtcactactgtgcctcatctggtgccgcaggcagcag ccgcggagtcacgttctggtgctgcgaagaagcaggcaGAAGAGGTGGCTGCGGGAGGGACAGCTGCGGGTCCCCCTGTGATTGGTGAGAAGAGGAGGtcagagcagaaagctgctggtggtgttgaAACCAAACGTCGGAGGCTAGTAACCAAAAGGTCTGCTCCGGCGCAGAAAAAACCTGCGGTTGTCGTTG AGCgtcaagatgaagatttttctatcttcgatgCTCCGGAGTCCCCTCCGCGTGCCATGGGTGCGGGTGGAACGGAGGTGCCGTCGACACCTCCTGTCAAGGTGGTACCTGAGTCAACCGTGCAgaaggagggtaccgcagagaatgcTGCGGCCCAGATATTCGATACTGTCGACTCGTCTAACAacctgatctctcccaatgagggagacGATTTGAGTTTGCGGTTCACTGCGACTGGGAAGCAACATTCTGACGCTGAACCGCAAAAAACTGGCGCTGAagcgcggcagcatgatgctgggCCGCAGAAGTCTTCGGTTGATAAGGGTACTagctcgtctgccggtggtgcggggtatgacgggcctccaattcagcctggggagtctgaattggagtattactaccgcacctacTCCCAGGATCGCAGTACGCTGTAccatcgacccccctggactgtattgcagggggatgatattgctAACGACCCTGCGGCCTGCAGGGAGATCTTGGGTGGTCTGGGGACCCCCTTTGAAGTTGAGCGGGCTCGTGCCGCACCGCGggagctgcgtataaaccagctctcgaccatgttggtagggacttccattgtggctaatgccattttggaagattataaggtgctgggccgccgcgaggaggaggctgctcgtatgcgggcggaagccgagaagttggtcgaggctgctcgtgcgggtgcggagcagcttgagaaggataaagctgcttttgagaagcagaagcagacctCTGAGTGGGCTGCTACTGTCCaactgaaacaggtgcgtacccttgctaaactccTTGCTGATGAGCGTAAGCGTTGGGAGGAAATTTCATCCaacgagcgcaagaagtggaacgaatcttgggctaagcagaacaaTCTTCTGTTTCATACTCGGCAGGAGTTAGCAAACGCCAAGGCGGCAAATGTTGCCTTGGGCAATGAAAAAGCTGCGGCTGAGGCCGCAGCAGCTAAAGCGCTGCAGGCAAAGGATGAGGCCctgaaggcgcttgaagaggccaaagcagccggggctcgtgcctcaaaggcccttgaagaggccgcgGAGAAGGAGAGCCGTTCTTCCAAGGCTCTGGAAGAGgtgaatgcggagcgcattcgtttggataaggttgtttccagccttcag gctgaggttcaggcccgggcggttgcggttacggaccttactgcccgcgtgtctgaTGCGGAGAAGCGAGCCGACGCTGCCGTTGAGGCCAAGGATgtcttggtgtcctcttttaatcagctggaagctgaccgtgagtggcTGCGGGCTCACGGCATTGCGCGT attgtcgaGGCTATCATGAATGCTCCTGAGACCTcatctggtttggacctggttaaagagcgtgcgcgcgatgctggcttcaaggctggttataaccgctgcattgggcatatcaatatattgtccgcaggcggttatactgatcaggcatccgggttccgtgatgtggataccgagggtcgtctgaaagcggccgtagcctccttttatgacacgccccttgcctgtgtaggggagctggacgagtgtttggaggttgcggactatgtcgaccgcttgcggatgctttatccggatgtggaagaggaagaacccgctggtggtgtCGGAGGAGACGCggggaccagcggtacaaaatag
- the LOC110939595 gene encoding uncharacterized protein LOC110939595 isoform X1 gives MAEPSSPHNVEGENPERPLVAEEEEDGTAGSGLPALKWTRKSFDRLMLEVQMPSEYGARYPSEGDTGADAPAGYVTMWSDFFVDCNLRLPLTVFVVDILEWYRVHISQVSPFGMIRIRNFEFTFRALGIEPTVGDFRRFYQMTVFMGFFSFRQRDGTPKLMTPPKGMTMWKKKFFYIKSAALAVDMTFRNVTETIIAETIAMPSLKSVQWFPQLQTIESVKLTNTQLWLLRMMLRRGKNSKPVVREKSGEDAPAWRMFAPDFEGTVETVVCADGEQDHNTIIRSNFRVPTAAALAVELPVGKGDLGALGDPEAKGVPKRQTVKGVRFRQKKIKEVTTVPHLVPQAAAAESRSGAAKKQAEEVAAGGTAAGPPVIGEKRRSEQKAAGGVETKRRRLVTKRSAPAQKKPAVVVERQDEDFSIFDAPESPPRAMGAGGTEVPSTPPVKVVPESTVQKEGTAENAAAQIFDTVDSSNNLISPNEGDDLSLRFTATGKQHSDAEPQKTGAEARQHDAGPQKSSVDKGTSSSAGGAGYDGPPIQPGESELEYYYRTYSQDRSTLYHRPPWTVLQGDDIANDPAACREILGGLGTPFEVERARAAPRELRINQLSTMLVGTSIVANAILEDYKVLGRREEEAARMRAEAEKLVEAARAGAEQLEKDKAAFEKQKQTSEWAATVQLKQVRTLAKLLADERKRWEEISSNERKKWNESWAKQNNLLFHTRQELANAKAANVALGNEKAAAEAAAAKALQAKDEALKALEEAKAAGARASKALEEAAEKESRSSKALEEVNAERIRLDKVVSSLQAEVQARAVAVTDLTARVSDAEKRADAAVEAKDVLVSSFNQLEADREWLRAHGIARIVEAIMNAPETSSGLDLVKERARDAGFKAGYNRCIGHINILSAGGYTDQASGFRDVDTEGRLKAAVASFYDTPLACVGELDECLEVADYVDRLRMLYPDVEEEEPAGGVGGDAGTSGTK, from the exons atggctgaaccatctagtccacacaatgtggagggtgaaaaccctgaacggCCTTTAGTggccgaagaagaagaagatgggaCTGCCGGTAGTGGATTACCGGCGCTGAAGTGGACCAGGAAAAGCTTTGATCGCCTTATGCTTGAGGTCCAAATGCCCTCGGAGTATGGGGCTCGGTACCCATCagagggtgatactggtgccgatgctccggccggttatgtgaccatgtggtCCGATTTCTTCGTAGATTGTAACCTCCGATTACCCTTGACGGTGTTTGTTGTGGATATCTTGGAGTGGTACAgggtccacatttctcaagtgaGTCCATTTGGGATGATTCggattcgtaattttgagtttacctttcgtgctcttggcatagagcctaccgtcggagatttccgacggttttatcagatGACGGTGTtcatggggttcttttctttccgtcaacgagaCGGTACCCCGAAGCTGATGACTCCCCCtaaggggatgacgatgtggaagaagaagTTCTTCTATATCAAGTCTGCTGCCCTTGCTGTGgatatgacgtttcggaatgtgaccgagacgatcatagcaGAGACCATTGCGATGCCCAGTTTGAAATCAGTGCAATGGTTCCCGCAGCTGCAGACTATTGAGTCTGTGAAATTGACCAACACGCAACTATGGCTGTTGCGTATGATGTTGAGGAGGGGCAAGAACTCGAAACCCGTGGTGCGGGAAAAGagcggtg AAGATGCTCccgcatggaggatgtttgctCCGGATTTCGAGGGTACGGTTGAGACCGTAGTTTGTGCGGATGGTGAACAGGATCACAACACTATCATCCgtagtaacttccgggtgcctactgcggctgcactggcagttgagttgccAGTAGGCAAAG gtgatcttggggccttgggggaccctgaagcgaaaggtgtgccaaagaggcaaactgtgaagggcgtgcgcttccgccaaaagaagataaaggaggtcactactgtgcctcatctggtgccgcaggcagcag ccgcggagtcacgttctggtgctgcgaagaagcaggcaGAAGAGGTGGCTGCGGGAGGGACAGCTGCGGGTCCCCCTGTGATTGGTGAGAAGAGGAGGtcagagcagaaagctgctggtggtgttgaAACCAAACGTCGGAGGCTAGTAACCAAAAGGTCTGCTCCGGCGCAGAAAAAACCTGCGGTTGTCGTTG AGCgtcaagatgaagatttttctatcttcgatgCTCCGGAGTCCCCTCCGCGTGCCATGGGTGCGGGTGGAACGGAGGTGCCGTCGACACCTCCTGTCAAGGTGGTACCTGAGTCAACCGTGCAgaaggagggtaccgcagagaatgcTGCGGCCCAGATATTCGATACTGTCGACTCGTCTAACAacctgatctctcccaatgagggagacGATTTGAGTTTGCGGTTCACTGCGACTGGGAAGCAACATTCTGACGCTGAACCGCAAAAAACTGGCGCTGAagcgcggcagcatgatgctgggCCGCAGAAGTCTTCGGTTGATAAGGGTACTagctcgtctgccggtggtgcggggtatgacgggcctccaattcagcctggggagtctgaattggagtattactaccgcacctacTCCCAGGATCGCAGTACGCTGTAccatcgacccccctggactgtattgcagggggatgatattgctAACGACCCTGCGGCCTGCAGGGAGATCTTGGGTGGTCTGGGGACCCCCTTTGAAGTTGAGCGGGCTCGTGCCGCACCGCGggagctgcgtataaaccagctctcgaccatgttggtagggacttccattgtggctaatgccattttggaagattataaggtgctgggccgccgcgaggaggaggctgctcgtatgcgggcggaagccgagaagttggtcgaggctgctcgtgcgggtgcggagcagcttgagaaggataaagctgcttttgagaagcagaagcagacctCTGAGTGGGCTGCTACTGTCCaactgaaacaggtgcgtacccttgctaaactccTTGCTGATGAGCGTAAGCGTTGGGAGGAAATTTCATCCaacgagcgcaagaagtggaacgaatcttgggctaagcagaacaaTCTTCTGTTTCATACTCGGCAGGAGTTAGCAAACGCCAAGGCGGCAAATGTTGCCTTGGGCAATGAAAAAGCTGCGGCTGAGGCCGCAGCAGCTAAAGCGCTGCAGGCAAAGGATGAGGCCctgaaggcgcttgaagaggccaaagcagccggggctcgtgcctcaaaggcccttgaagaggccgcgGAGAAGGAGAGCCGTTCTTCCAAGGCTCTGGAAGAGgtgaatgcggagcgcattcgtttggataaggttgtttccagccttcag gctgaggttcaggcccgggcggttgcggttacggaccttactgcccgcgtgtctgaTGCGGAGAAGCGAGCCGACGCTGCCGTTGAGGCCAAGGATgtcttggtgtcctcttttaatcagctggaagctgaccgtgagtggcTGCGGGCTCACGGCATTGCGCGT attgtcgaGGCTATCATGAATGCTCCTGAGACCTcatctggtttggacctggttaaagagcgtgcgcgcgatgctggcttcaaggctggttataaccgctgcattgggcatatcaatatattgtccgcaggcggttatactgatcaggcatccgggttccgtgatgtggataccgagggtcgtctgaaagcggccgtagcctccttttatgacacgccccttgcctgtgtaggggagctggacgagtgtttggaggttgcggactatgtcgaccgcttgcggatgctttatccggatgtggaagaggaagaacccgctggtggtgtCGGAGGAGACGCggggaccagcggtacaaaatag
- the LOC110939595 gene encoding uncharacterized protein LOC110939595 isoform X2, protein MAEPSSPHNVEGENPERPLVAEEEEDGTAGSGLPALKWTRKSFDRLMLEVQMPSEYGARYPSEGDTGADAPAGYVTMWSDFFVDCNLRLPLTVFVVDILEWYRVHISQVSPFGMIRIRNFEFTFRALGIEPTVGDFRRFYQMTVFMGFFSFRQRDGTPKLMTPPKGMTMWKKKFFYIKSAALAVDMTFRNVTETIIAETIAMPSLKSVQWFPQLQTIESVKLTNTQLWLLRMMLRRGKNSKPVVREKSGDAPAWRMFAPDFEGTVETVVCADGEQDHNTIIRSNFRVPTAAALAVELPVGKGDLGALGDPEAKGVPKRQTVKGVRFRQKKIKEVTTVPHLVPQAAAAESRSGAAKKQAEEVAAGGTAAGPPVIGEKRRSEQKAAGGVETKRRRLVTKRSAPAQKKPAVVVERQDEDFSIFDAPESPPRAMGAGGTEVPSTPPVKVVPESTVQKEGTAENAAAQIFDTVDSSNNLISPNEGDDLSLRFTATGKQHSDAEPQKTGAEARQHDAGPQKSSVDKGTSSSAGGAGYDGPPIQPGESELEYYYRTYSQDRSTLYHRPPWTVLQGDDIANDPAACREILGGLGTPFEVERARAAPRELRINQLSTMLVGTSIVANAILEDYKVLGRREEEAARMRAEAEKLVEAARAGAEQLEKDKAAFEKQKQTSEWAATVQLKQVRTLAKLLADERKRWEEISSNERKKWNESWAKQNNLLFHTRQELANAKAANVALGNEKAAAEAAAAKALQAKDEALKALEEAKAAGARASKALEEAAEKESRSSKALEEVNAERIRLDKVVSSLQAEVQARAVAVTDLTARVSDAEKRADAAVEAKDVLVSSFNQLEADREWLRAHGIARIVEAIMNAPETSSGLDLVKERARDAGFKAGYNRCIGHINILSAGGYTDQASGFRDVDTEGRLKAAVASFYDTPLACVGELDECLEVADYVDRLRMLYPDVEEEEPAGGVGGDAGTSGTK, encoded by the exons atggctgaaccatctagtccacacaatgtggagggtgaaaaccctgaacggCCTTTAGTggccgaagaagaagaagatgggaCTGCCGGTAGTGGATTACCGGCGCTGAAGTGGACCAGGAAAAGCTTTGATCGCCTTATGCTTGAGGTCCAAATGCCCTCGGAGTATGGGGCTCGGTACCCATCagagggtgatactggtgccgatgctccggccggttatgtgaccatgtggtCCGATTTCTTCGTAGATTGTAACCTCCGATTACCCTTGACGGTGTTTGTTGTGGATATCTTGGAGTGGTACAgggtccacatttctcaagtgaGTCCATTTGGGATGATTCggattcgtaattttgagtttacctttcgtgctcttggcatagagcctaccgtcggagatttccgacggttttatcagatGACGGTGTtcatggggttcttttctttccgtcaacgagaCGGTACCCCGAAGCTGATGACTCCCCCtaaggggatgacgatgtggaagaagaagTTCTTCTATATCAAGTCTGCTGCCCTTGCTGTGgatatgacgtttcggaatgtgaccgagacgatcatagcaGAGACCATTGCGATGCCCAGTTTGAAATCAGTGCAATGGTTCCCGCAGCTGCAGACTATTGAGTCTGTGAAATTGACCAACACGCAACTATGGCTGTTGCGTATGATGTTGAGGAGGGGCAAGAACTCGAAACCCGTGGTGCGGGAAAAGagcggtg ATGCTCccgcatggaggatgtttgctCCGGATTTCGAGGGTACGGTTGAGACCGTAGTTTGTGCGGATGGTGAACAGGATCACAACACTATCATCCgtagtaacttccgggtgcctactgcggctgcactggcagttgagttgccAGTAGGCAAAG gtgatcttggggccttgggggaccctgaagcgaaaggtgtgccaaagaggcaaactgtgaagggcgtgcgcttccgccaaaagaagataaaggaggtcactactgtgcctcatctggtgccgcaggcagcag ccgcggagtcacgttctggtgctgcgaagaagcaggcaGAAGAGGTGGCTGCGGGAGGGACAGCTGCGGGTCCCCCTGTGATTGGTGAGAAGAGGAGGtcagagcagaaagctgctggtggtgttgaAACCAAACGTCGGAGGCTAGTAACCAAAAGGTCTGCTCCGGCGCAGAAAAAACCTGCGGTTGTCGTTG AGCgtcaagatgaagatttttctatcttcgatgCTCCGGAGTCCCCTCCGCGTGCCATGGGTGCGGGTGGAACGGAGGTGCCGTCGACACCTCCTGTCAAGGTGGTACCTGAGTCAACCGTGCAgaaggagggtaccgcagagaatgcTGCGGCCCAGATATTCGATACTGTCGACTCGTCTAACAacctgatctctcccaatgagggagacGATTTGAGTTTGCGGTTCACTGCGACTGGGAAGCAACATTCTGACGCTGAACCGCAAAAAACTGGCGCTGAagcgcggcagcatgatgctgggCCGCAGAAGTCTTCGGTTGATAAGGGTACTagctcgtctgccggtggtgcggggtatgacgggcctccaattcagcctggggagtctgaattggagtattactaccgcacctacTCCCAGGATCGCAGTACGCTGTAccatcgacccccctggactgtattgcagggggatgatattgctAACGACCCTGCGGCCTGCAGGGAGATCTTGGGTGGTCTGGGGACCCCCTTTGAAGTTGAGCGGGCTCGTGCCGCACCGCGggagctgcgtataaaccagctctcgaccatgttggtagggacttccattgtggctaatgccattttggaagattataaggtgctgggccgccgcgaggaggaggctgctcgtatgcgggcggaagccgagaagttggtcgaggctgctcgtgcgggtgcggagcagcttgagaaggataaagctgcttttgagaagcagaagcagacctCTGAGTGGGCTGCTACTGTCCaactgaaacaggtgcgtacccttgctaaactccTTGCTGATGAGCGTAAGCGTTGGGAGGAAATTTCATCCaacgagcgcaagaagtggaacgaatcttgggctaagcagaacaaTCTTCTGTTTCATACTCGGCAGGAGTTAGCAAACGCCAAGGCGGCAAATGTTGCCTTGGGCAATGAAAAAGCTGCGGCTGAGGCCGCAGCAGCTAAAGCGCTGCAGGCAAAGGATGAGGCCctgaaggcgcttgaagaggccaaagcagccggggctcgtgcctcaaaggcccttgaagaggccgcgGAGAAGGAGAGCCGTTCTTCCAAGGCTCTGGAAGAGgtgaatgcggagcgcattcgtttggataaggttgtttccagccttcag gctgaggttcaggcccgggcggttgcggttacggaccttactgcccgcgtgtctgaTGCGGAGAAGCGAGCCGACGCTGCCGTTGAGGCCAAGGATgtcttggtgtcctcttttaatcagctggaagctgaccgtgagtggcTGCGGGCTCACGGCATTGCGCGT attgtcgaGGCTATCATGAATGCTCCTGAGACCTcatctggtttggacctggttaaagagcgtgcgcgcgatgctggcttcaaggctggttataaccgctgcattgggcatatcaatatattgtccgcaggcggttatactgatcaggcatccgggttccgtgatgtggataccgagggtcgtctgaaagcggccgtagcctccttttatgacacgccccttgcctgtgtaggggagctggacgagtgtttggaggttgcggactatgtcgaccgcttgcggatgctttatccggatgtggaagaggaagaacccgctggtggtgtCGGAGGAGACGCggggaccagcggtacaaaatag